Proteins encoded in a region of the Micropterus dolomieu isolate WLL.071019.BEF.003 ecotype Adirondacks linkage group LG07, ASM2129224v1, whole genome shotgun sequence genome:
- the LOC123973711 gene encoding uncharacterized protein C21orf62 homolog isoform X2, protein MEMSLNTDSSASLPWSLWLLFFLTPVTQTTSSAPTSETSLPFNTTLLFDSGTPGYNLRNCSCSKPVWDCNEALANSLCRCHTVLRSALPTAGLREPGRLTVWVKELWVLEELLNSSMVGHLRLSFCGIKPMDSQYLALQGLRTLRIHSAAPEATYPNQEITISPAAGVAVELEALSFDFSSSFHVTFLDVAVLNGLSALKAYSVVGPPAHNLSQTFPHLALPLATPYSAAPDDPIDPSEQAAEPLQNLLITFVY, encoded by the coding sequence ATGGAGATGTCTCTAAACACAGACTCCTCTGCCTCGTTGCCATGGTCACTGTGGTTGCTGTTCTTCCTGACCCCCGTCACCCAGACAACAAGCTCTGCCCCCACATCTGAAACTTCTCTGCCATTCAATACCACGCTGTTGTTCGACAGTGGCACGCCGGGCTACAACCTACGGAACTGCAGCTGCTCTAAACCCGTCTGGGACTGCAACGAGGCTCTGGCCAACTCGCTGTGCAGATGCCACACAGTTTTGCGATCCGCTCTGCCCACTGCTGGGCTCAGAGAGCCTGGACGACTCACTGTCTGGGTGAAGGAGCTCTGGGTACTGGAAGAGCTGCTAAACAGTAGCATGGTTGGCCATTTGCGGTTGTCATTTTGTGGAATAAAACCAATGGACAGTCAGTACCTGGCTCTGCAAGGTTTGCGTACCCTAAGGATCCACAGCGCAGCACCAGAAGCTACTTACCCCAACCAGGAGATTACAATTTCCCCTGCAGCAGGGGTTGCAGTGGAGCTAGAGGCCCTCTCCTTTgacttctcctcctctttccacGTGACCTTCCTGGATGTAGCAGTGCTCAACGGGCTCTCTGCCCTAAAGGCATACAGTGTGGTGGGACCACCTGCTCACAACCTCTCCCAGACCTTCCCCCACCTGGCTTTGCCTCTTGCTACGCCATACTCTGCTGCTCCTGATGACCCTATTGACCCCAGTGAGCAGGCTGCAGAGCCTCTGCAGAACCTGCTTATCACGTTTGTCTACTAA
- the LOC123973711 gene encoding uncharacterized protein C21orf62 homolog isoform X1 produces MLGTAGKTMTNISSELRPSILNPVSPHGEDVVCLISMEMSLNTDSSASLPWSLWLLFFLTPVTQTTSSAPTSETSLPFNTTLLFDSGTPGYNLRNCSCSKPVWDCNEALANSLCRCHTVLRSALPTAGLREPGRLTVWVKELWVLEELLNSSMVGHLRLSFCGIKPMDSQYLALQGLRTLRIHSAAPEATYPNQEITISPAAGVAVELEALSFDFSSSFHVTFLDVAVLNGLSALKAYSVVGPPAHNLSQTFPHLALPLATPYSAAPDDPIDPSEQAAEPLQNLLITFVY; encoded by the exons ATGCTGGGAACAGCTGGAAAGACGATGACTAATATTAGCAGTGAG CTTCGTCCATCAATCCTCAATCCAGTCTCTCCACATGGTGAAGATGTAGTCTGTTTGATCTCTATGGAGATGTCTCTAAACACAGACTCCTCTGCCTCGTTGCCATGGTCACTGTGGTTGCTGTTCTTCCTGACCCCCGTCACCCAGACAACAAGCTCTGCCCCCACATCTGAAACTTCTCTGCCATTCAATACCACGCTGTTGTTCGACAGTGGCACGCCGGGCTACAACCTACGGAACTGCAGCTGCTCTAAACCCGTCTGGGACTGCAACGAGGCTCTGGCCAACTCGCTGTGCAGATGCCACACAGTTTTGCGATCCGCTCTGCCCACTGCTGGGCTCAGAGAGCCTGGACGACTCACTGTCTGGGTGAAGGAGCTCTGGGTACTGGAAGAGCTGCTAAACAGTAGCATGGTTGGCCATTTGCGGTTGTCATTTTGTGGAATAAAACCAATGGACAGTCAGTACCTGGCTCTGCAAGGTTTGCGTACCCTAAGGATCCACAGCGCAGCACCAGAAGCTACTTACCCCAACCAGGAGATTACAATTTCCCCTGCAGCAGGGGTTGCAGTGGAGCTAGAGGCCCTCTCCTTTgacttctcctcctctttccacGTGACCTTCCTGGATGTAGCAGTGCTCAACGGGCTCTCTGCCCTAAAGGCATACAGTGTGGTGGGACCACCTGCTCACAACCTCTCCCAGACCTTCCCCCACCTGGCTTTGCCTCTTGCTACGCCATACTCTGCTGCTCCTGATGACCCTATTGACCCCAGTGAGCAGGCTGCAGAGCCTCTGCAGAACCTGCTTATCACGTTTGTCTACTAA